CGGCGAGGTGTTCGACACCGCGGCGACCGCCGAAACGTCCGGGGGCAGGCCGGTCTCGCGCAGGCCGGTTCCGGTGCCGACCGGAATCAGCAGCAGCGTGATCGCAGCGGCGCTGGCCACGGTGGCGGCGGCCAGCGGCAGCAGCGCCACCCGGGCCGGCCGCCAGCGGCGGAGGGGTTGTTCGATCAGCCAATACGACGCGGCGGCCGCCGCCAGCGTGAGCCCGCACCGGGCGGCGAACAGCGGTAGTCCCGACCATCCGGTGCGTTCGCCGTTGAGCGCCAGAAAGATTGGCCAGTGCCACAGGTAGATGCCGTAGGAGATGGTGCCCAGCCAGACGAGCGGTGGCGCGGCGAGAATGCGGGCGACCACGCCGCGCTGCTCCATCGCCACCGGGGCGACCACGAAGACCGCCGCGATCGCGACACCGATCAGCAAGCCGTGCCGGAAATCGCCGACATCGCCCGTCGCGAAGTGCGCCGCCGCCGCCAGCCCCGCTACCCCGATCATCGGCAGCAAGCGGGCCACCCGCCGTCCCCAGCGACTACGGATCATGCACCAGCCGCGGTTGAGCGACGGCCAATCCCGAACCAGCAGAGCCGCCGCCGCGGAACCGACCAGCAAGGCTTGCGCGCGAGTGTCGGTGCCGAAGTAGATGCGATCACGCGTGCTGCCGGCGACGAACACGATCGCGGCCGCCGCGGAAGCCAGCGCACCCAGGGTGGCGATCACGAAGACGGCGAAGCGCACATCGCCGACCGTGGCTCTCATGAAGTAGCGCTTGGCCCGCGCGGCCAGCAGCAGGGTGACCACGATCAGCAGCACGGGCCAGACGAAGTAGTACTGCTCCTCGACGCCGAGCGACCAGGCGTGCTGCAGTGGCGACGGCGGTGCACCCTGCGTGAAGTAGTCGGTCTTCTGCGCGACGAAACGCCAGTTCGCCACCCATAAGAACGCCGCGATCGCGTCGTCGCGCAACCCGGTAAGAGCTTGAGCGGGAAGCAGTTCGCGGGCGGCGCCGACGGCCAGCACCATCAACACCAGCGCCGGAAGCAGCCGGCGGGCCCGGCGAATCCAGAAGCCGGTGAGGTCGATGCGACCGGTACGCCCGAGCTCGTCGAGCAACAGCGAGGTGATCAGGAATCCGCTGAGCACGAAGAAGATGTCGACGCCCAGAAACCCGCCGCTCACACCGGGGATGCCGCCGTGGTCGGCGAGCACCAGGGCAACCGCTACCGCGCGCAGTCCATCGAGTGCGGGAATGCCGCTGCGCTGCTCGGGTTTATCCCAGATCGCCAGCCGGCCGACACGACGTACCGGGTCTACCCAACGATTCTGCCGAGCACAACCCGCCGGCGCGGAGTCTGTCCCGTCCGGCTCAGTGCCCGCTTTAAGCGCGCCCTGACCACTGTGGTGCCCGGCGCGGTAGTTGCTGCCGATACGTCGTCGCCCCTCCTCTTGATCTGAGCTAGCTTAGGGGCGACGGCGTCGGATACGGCGCAGACACGCGCCGGTTTTCGGCTGTGGCGTGTTCGGTTTTGGCCTAGAGTGTCAGGCCTTGTCCGGGGCGTAGCCCAGGGTGCTCTTGACTTCCAGATACTCGTGGAAACCGAACTCGCTCCACTCACGACCGTTGCCGCTGCGCTTGTAGCCGCCGAAGGGCGCGTTCATGTCGAAGGCATGGTTGATCGTCACCCAGCCGGCGCGAATCTTGCGAGCGACCTCACGTGCCTTGTCGAGGTCGGCCCCCGAGACGAACCCGGCCAGACCGTATTCGGTGTCGTTGGCGATCTCGACGGCCTGGTCGAGGTCGTCGTAGCCGAGGATGCACAGTACCGGCCCGAAGATCTCCTCGCGCGCGATCGTCATGTCGTTGGTGACGTGCGCGAAGACCGTCGGCTTGACGTAGTAGCCCGTGTCCAGCCCGTCCGGCCTGCCCGGGCCTCCCACCACCACGGTCGCGCCCTCATCGACGCCGTGCTGGATCAGCCGTTGCACCTTGTCGAACTGCGTCTTCGACGCCACCGGCCCGATCGTCGTCCCTGCGTCGGGGTGGCCCACCGTGACCTGCTCGGCGGCCTCCCGCGCGATGGAGATCGCCTCGGCCATACGCGAGTTCGGCACCAGCATGCGCGTGGGTGCGTTACAGCTCTGCCCGGAGTTCGGCATCATGTTGGACACACCGGCGCGGACACCGTCGGCGAAGCCGCTGTCGTCGAGCACGATGTTGGGGCTCTTGCCGCCGAGCTCTTGGGTCACTCGCTTGACGGTCGGCGCGGCCAGCTTGGCCACCTCGATACCGGCGCGGGTGGATCCGGTGAACGACACCATGTCGACGTCGGGATGGCTGACCAGGGCGACGCCCACGCCCGCGCCGTCGCCGTTGACCAGGTTGAACACTCCCGGCGGCACACCCGCGGCATCAAGGATTTCGGCGAAGATATACGGCGAATACGGTGCTACCTCAGAGGGTTTCAGAATCACGGTGCAGCCGGTCGCCAACGCCGGGTATACCTTAACGGCGACCTGGTTGATCGGCCAGTTCCACGGCGTGATCAGTCCGCAGACGCCGATCGGCTCCTTGGTGATCAGGCTCGCCCCTTTGTGTTCCTCGAACGCGAAGTTCTTCAAGGCCTCGATGGCCGTGCTCAGGTGACCGATCCCGAGGAAGACCTGCGGCCCCGCGGCCAGCGACGCCGGCGCGCCGATTTCCTCGGTGACCGCCTCGGCGAGGTCGCCCGAGCGCTTCTGGTATTCGGCAAGGATGGCCTGCAACAGGTCCAGCCGCTGTTCGCGGCTGCTTTGCGACCAGCTGGCGAAGGCGCGCCGAGCGGCCTTGACCGCCACGTCGACGTCGGCCGCCGAGCCCAGCGAGATCTTGCCGGACACCTCCTCGGTTGCCGGATTCTCCACGTCGAAAGTATTGGGCTGCAACGGCTCAACCCACTTGCCGTCGATGTAGAAGTTCAGGTATTCGCGCATGGCTCCTCCTTCTCGCAATCCTTTTGCCTACTGA
The Mycobacterium sp. 050128 genome window above contains:
- a CDS encoding acyltransferase family protein, with translation MAIWDKPEQRSGIPALDGLRAVAVALVLADHGGIPGVSGGFLGVDIFFVLSGFLITSLLLDELGRTGRIDLTGFWIRRARRLLPALVLMVLAVGAARELLPAQALTGLRDDAIAAFLWVANWRFVAQKTDYFTQGAPPSPLQHAWSLGVEEQYYFVWPVLLIVVTLLLAARAKRYFMRATVGDVRFAVFVIATLGALASAAAAIVFVAGSTRDRIYFGTDTRAQALLVGSAAAALLVRDWPSLNRGWCMIRSRWGRRVARLLPMIGVAGLAAAAHFATGDVGDFRHGLLIGVAIAAVFVVAPVAMEQRGVVARILAAPPLVWLGTISYGIYLWHWPIFLALNGERTGWSGLPLFAARCGLTLAAAAASYWLIEQPLRRWRPARVALLPLAAATVASAAAITLLLIPVGTGTGLRETGLPPDVSAVAAVSNTSPGGSRPVGPRNPNRPFTVSVFGDSIGWTWMHFLPPTPGFAFLDHTVIGCSLVRGTPYRYLGQTLDQRAECDTWPGRWATQISQDQPDVALLIIGRWETVDRVNEGQWTHIGDPTFDAYLNAELERALNIASASGVRVMVATVPYSRGGEKPDGRLYPEDQPDRVNQWNAMLRKTVAQHPNVQILDLNKKLCPDGVYTAKVDGIKVRSDGVHLTPEGVKWLTPWLEESLR
- a CDS encoding aldehyde dehydrogenase family protein, yielding MREYLNFYIDGKWVEPLQPNTFDVENPATEEVSGKISLGSAADVDVAVKAARRAFASWSQSSREQRLDLLQAILAEYQKRSGDLAEAVTEEIGAPASLAAGPQVFLGIGHLSTAIEALKNFAFEEHKGASLITKEPIGVCGLITPWNWPINQVAVKVYPALATGCTVILKPSEVAPYSPYIFAEILDAAGVPPGVFNLVNGDGAGVGVALVSHPDVDMVSFTGSTRAGIEVAKLAAPTVKRVTQELGGKSPNIVLDDSGFADGVRAGVSNMMPNSGQSCNAPTRMLVPNSRMAEAISIAREAAEQVTVGHPDAGTTIGPVASKTQFDKVQRLIQHGVDEGATVVVGGPGRPDGLDTGYYVKPTVFAHVTNDMTIAREEIFGPVLCILGYDDLDQAVEIANDTEYGLAGFVSGADLDKAREVARKIRAGWVTINHAFDMNAPFGGYKRSGNGREWSEFGFHEYLEVKSTLGYAPDKA